ATGATCATGCTATCAGTATCTCTCCGGGTGATTTTGTAAAAGTAACTCCGGTGGAGAATCCATTGTTCGATTTTCCGGAAGCGCTTAAGATCGATAATAATTCCCAGTCACTACTTCCTGCTTACAATGATACCGCAGAGGGTACTGCAGGTATGAAGCAGCGATCGTCAGATACCCTTCATCAGCCTGAGAAAGTGGCTGAAGGGGTACCTTTCCCTGCAGCTGTGAAGAGTTCGAACGGATGCGCTCCTGCCGGGTCCAAGGAACTTGATGATATCAGAGAAAAGCTGGAATCTTCTGCAGGCAATGTCTCTCAGGTATGTGGCATGTACGAGGAGCTTTCAGGGAATATGGCTGTTCTTGGCGATTCTGTGAGGTCTCTGCAAGGTTCTTCTGATGACATGATGACAGCAACGTGTATGAAATTCGATAGTCTGGACGAGCGTATAGTCCGGCTGGAATCGCACCTGTTGGGTATGGAACAACAAGTGGCTCATGTTCTGTCTGAGAATCGGGATATCATGTCAAGCCTTTCCAGTATAGAGCAGCATATCTCCGAGCTTGTGGGATCTTACACGGCTCTTGTCTCTAAAATACAGGAAAATGCGCAGGAAAATGATGATCGCTTCTCTGCTTTGTCGGCTAAAGCAGGTGCAATGGAAAACCTTGTCCCGAGATTTGCGAGCATGGAGAGGTCAGGTACGGAAGTATCTGCAACCGTACAGGATCTTCAAGGTAATGTTGCAAAGCTCGGTACTGATATTTCAAACGTTTCAGCATCACAGCAGGAGATCAGGGATGAGATGATGGAGCTATCCAAATACGCGGAGGGAGAGCTCAAAAAAATAGGTGCCAAGGGGTATAAAGTAGCAGATCAGAGCATACAGCTTGCACACATCATGAAAAATTCCTCGAGTATCAAATTGTGTATGGAATGGCTTGAGTTTCTTATGGAACTAGTAGGGCGTAATAATCTGCCTGATATTCTCTCTTACTATGAGGAGTTGGGCTGGATCACAGAGGAAGCACGTATGGAACTCATGAGATATGCTGAAGGCATCGATTTCTATATGGAGAAACCGGACTGGAAGCTTAATCCCGACGACCATGTAAAATCCGTCTGGTTCATTGAGAACCTTGCAGGGATCAAAGTGGACAAGAATAAACTGTCCGTTATTGACCGGGATATTGAAAAAGTCCGCAAGGGCTCAGAGATATATAATATTTGAGAACTCAGTTCTCTTTATGTCCTATGTGGAGCCAGAGGCCTAGTCTTTCAAGCATGCATGCAGCAGATATGGATAGAGAAGAGATAAAAAAATAAAATAATGTAATAAAGAAGTGAACCTGTGAAAGCTTTCACAGGCTAGTTTCAGCCTCTTTTCCGCTCATGTCCTGTACTTTCATGCCTGATACCGCACCTGTCACCATGGGGAGTGCGAGGACAAGTATTAGCATTGTAAAGGGCATTGTAAGGATGGTCCCTATCCATATTGCGCTGCCAATTGCATTGAGAATCATGACCACTACTACAAGCACTATTGTGTCCTGGGGGTTGGCTTTTGCTATTTCCAGGCTTTCCTTCAGGGAATCCACTGCACCAATATCCTTGACCACCATCAATGGCAGTGCATAGAGGAAAATTATTGCAAAAGCTATGCTGATTATTATTCCCGGGATAACCAGGAGCAAGAACCCTATAAATATGGGTATCATAATTATCAGGAACAGTACCCAGCTCTGTATGAACTTATCAAGCTTGAATCCTGCAAAGACATCAGCTATTTCTACGATCTCTCCTCTAGCTCCCTTTGCAGCCATGTGGGCAAGGCCATAGGCTAATGGAGCGGATGTTATAAGGAAGATCGATCCGAAGATCGTTATAAGCGCACCAATGATATAAGCAACCAGATTCTTTTGGAAGATTTCCCAGCTATCTTTTAAGAGAGTTTCTATCTCTATAATGTTCGCCTCCTGTGGACAATAATTCAATTAATATATATCTACAGTTAGGTAGTATTTATATCTATTCTAAAAAATAAAAAGTAAAAGGGTTTGGATTTAATTATAACCTGTCTCATCCCTCTATATAGGCTGCTGGCTGGCTGTTGCCTGCCAGGTTCTTTGCCGCAAGGGTATATCCTATCTGGCTAAGCGGGTATGTGATAAGCGCACCGATCACTATAAGGCTGCCAATGAAATTGAGCGCAAAGAATACAAGGAATACAATCACGGTTTCTGCAGGATATTTTTGTATCAGTTCAAAATTCTCCTTAAGAGCATCTACTCCTTTGTATCCTCTCATGACCAAAAGTGGCAACGCATAGATCAGCAGTATTGCAATAATACCTCCGACTCTTCCCAGCAGCATGGAACCTGCGATCATCAATAGCAGGTAGATGATGACTACTATCCAGCTCTGTACAAAGGCTCCGGGTACTTTGAATCCTGCAAAGACATCGCCTATTTCCACGGTCTCACCCTTTATCCCCTTAAATGCCATATGTGTGACACCATATAAAAACGGTGCAATGGTTACAATAAGTATCGACCCGATTCCAGCTATAAGTGTACCTACAATAAATGCAACAATGTTCTTTTGGAAGATTTCCCACGTCTCTCTCAAAAGTTTTTCTATTTCCACAGTATAAACCTCCTATCAATTATTCTGTGTACTAAATAGAGTTCTCTTTGTATGGTATATATACTTGTTGAATTATCATTGAAATTAATGAACTACCCATCTTATTCAGATATTCATCTAATTTATTCAGGACTTATTCAGACATTTGCAACCTTGAAAGTTCATCTGAAACCGCATAATTATCCGGTAAGAAAAACCTATGTAAAATCTCAGATAATAACTATTTATTCTCATTGAAAAATAGTAATTTGATAAGAAGTAAGCTTATAATAAAGCTACAATAATAACAAGTCTTTCATATTTCTGTACGCATCCCTGCAATGCAACAAAGCAGAATGGCCTCTGAAATCTTTTAACCAACATCCATGTGAAGAGTGGGATGTGTCAGCATGGAAAGAAGGATTATTTGCTGACACCTTGGGAAGTTTGTGGGATTTTTAATCCCCTATGGATTTAGCCCCAGTAATCTAGGACTGGGTAAAAACTAGTTATACTCACAATGATATTTAACCAGACCCTAATATAAATCATTGTAGACAGCATAATATGCTAAAGGTATGTGAATATACAGATGGTTTGAGATTTTACCATATTTGCATCAAGGATGTTTAGTTTCTCATGTTTCTATTGCATCCGGACTGATGTGAGCAGTACAATTACATACATTACTGAGGCAATTATTCCAAAAAGGCCAAACATAAATGCAGGCATTGCACTTTCAGTAAGAAATGGCTCCAGACTCGTGTATGAAAATGTTAATATCGTTAAGATAAAAAATAATAACAGAGCCACCTTCTGCAGATCGGATAATCCCTGATAAATTGGTATTGCAATTATAGTAAGAAGTATTACTGCTGCAATCAACAAATAACCTGCATTCATAGTTCACCTTTATAAACAAACCTGCGCGTTTTTTACCTTCTGCTACCCGATCATGGGTGAATTTAATTTTTATTCAGTGTGTGAAGTAAAAAGAAATGACGCCCCGGAAAAGTAAGAAGGATCTCACTGACTTATTCCCGGTATTTCTCATCTATGGCTTGTATACACAAATGAACAGCACACTATATATACAAATTCGAGTTTAATCTGCACGAGGGATGATACTTTACAATCACTATATAACAAACAGAGTGTAATGTGAAGAATACTGTAAAACACGACTACTTACTAAATTCCTTTGGTTTAAATGTATCATTGTATATGCCGAAGAGTAAACCTTCTTAAAGACGTGCATTTCATATAAAAGTCCAAAAACATAGTGTCTATCGATACTATGCCATGCGCAAAATAAGGCAGTAATAAGCTCGTTGGAGTAATAAAAAAGTCAGAAAGGATTTTAGGCGCATTGCTGCACCCTCGTCCTTAAGTTTCCATGTGTTCAGGCTTAGAACCTTACTGACAGGTCGGCAATCATCTGCTGGCTGGCAACATCAATTATCTTGACGTTGACGGTAGCACCTTGGTTTGCAACTTTACTAATTGTAGCAGCTGTTACATTGGTTTTAACACCAAGTGTAAGTCCACCTGTACTTTCATTGAATAGATATACAGTGTTGCCTGCTGAATATTCAAAGGCTTCTGGTAAATCGGATGCTTCGACCGCTACACCATCTACAATTACTCTGGTGTTAGCTGAAGTAAGGTAAAAGTTGTCTCCGCCTTGGTGTTCAAGCTTCAGTACGGTATTTACGCCGATATTTTCAGCACTCCCTCTAATACTGGCCTGTGGTGCCTGTTCTGGTGGTCCCATGCCGAACACGAACGCAGCAATGACTGCTGCAAGGATGACAGTAATTGCGACCATCAGGATTACACCGATGACCGGGGATACTGCCTCCTCTCCCTCGAGGAATTGGTTTGCTTTGCACATTGCGTGTTTTTCTCCTGTTTTTTGGGTTACATGTTTTGAGATTTTTTCTTCTGGACGACCCTCTCTAATTTCTTCGTCCACATTTTATCTCCGAGGTCCGTGTATTCACACTCCAGATAGTGCTGCACAGCGATGCTGAGAGCCTCCTTTGTAGAAGGCTCGTTACATTTCTTCTTGAGAGCTGCAAGTTCTTCTTCTGTCAGCACGGTCTGAGCATGTACGATTTTCACCATTGTATCTTCCTGATTGAGTTTTAGTTATAACATGCACTTGCATGCTTTCATCATCATCATTATTATAAATTCTGCAATATAAAAACTTTATGTTATGTGTCGAACTGTGGGACACTTCACATCCAATATATAATATAATTATATTTTTATTTGAATATTTTTTGTGGAACTGGAACTTTATGTTTTTCCGATGAACATATTTCCGCTATAGGGCGAATTATACCTGCATTTTTATGCTTTATATTTCACACTGTGTTATCTGAACACAATACTAAAATCCGGGAGCATTTTCATTCATACCTGCGCAAACTACTTAATCCAATCAGTAGTTGAACATCCGATTGTTTTTCCTGTGTCGCGCCGGTGTATTATCATGAGCTCAAGCCGTTTTGTTATTACCGTTATAGGTATCGATAGAGTAGGAATAGTAGCTGGCATTACTGCGGTAATGGCCCAGCATAAAGTGAACATAGTGGATATCAGCCAGACCATCATGCAGAATCTCTTTACAATGATCATGCTGGCAGAGATCCAGGAAGAGAACTTCGACTTGTTCGCCTTCCAGAACAGCATGGCAGAAGAAGGCCAAAGGCTGGGTGTGGAGGTCAAAGTACAGCATGAAGATGCCTTCACCTGCATGCACAGGATCTGATAGGTGAAAACATGCTCGTTCATCCCGAAGAGATACTTGAGACCATTCAGATGGTCACCACTGAAAACCTCGATATCCGCACGATCACCATGGGGATCAATCTGCTGGACTGCTGTCACCCGGACATCGATGAGTTCAATGCCAATATCTATGCAAAGATCACAACTTATGCAAAGGACCTTGTACAGGTCACAGATGAGGTTGCACGCCTCTATGGTGTGCCCATTGTCAATAAAAGGATCTCGGTTACTCCTATTGCTATCGTGGCAGCGGCGTGCAAATGCGATGATTACGTATCCATAGCAGAGACCCTGGACAAAGCAGCTTCCAAGGTCGGTGTGAACTTCATAGGCGGTTTCAGCGCCCTGGTACACAAAGGCATTACC
This DNA window, taken from Methanomethylovorans hollandica DSM 15978, encodes the following:
- a CDS encoding ACT domain-containing protein, producing the protein MSSSRFVITVIGIDRVGIVAGITAVMAQHKVNIVDISQTIMQNLFTMIMLAEIQEENFDLFAFQNSMAEEGQRLGVEVKVQHEDAFTCMHRI
- a CDS encoding DUF5371 domain-containing protein, with the translated sequence MVKIVHAQTVLTEEELAALKKKCNEPSTKEALSIAVQHYLECEYTDLGDKMWTKKLERVVQKKKSQNM
- a CDS encoding type IV pilin gives rise to the protein MCKANQFLEGEEAVSPVIGVILMVAITVILAAVIAAFVFGMGPPEQAPQASIRGSAENIGVNTVLKLEHQGGDNFYLTSANTRVIVDGVAVEASDLPEAFEYSAGNTVYLFNESTGGLTLGVKTNVTAATISKVANQGATVNVKIIDVASQQMIADLSVRF